Proteins encoded within one genomic window of Sulfurovum sp. XGS-02:
- a CDS encoding ComEC/Rec2 family competence protein, translating to MQLEKPKLFPEKRTFIWAALFFLCVIVIRLFFEYHSYQDFISKPFYYTHANVLNVYQKSKGDQHYQVLKLRSEEGLTFYITNYTQEKFDHKRLRLQLFPNERISFSDYLGTFYVNSRIKARELLPSSFKEILLEKVASQHENTSLGSFYNAIFFATFLEKALREKISMLGVSHLVALSGFHLGILWGLVYGLLLLLYRPLQQHFFPYRHALTDVGAVAMILLGVYLWFVDFPPSLLRSYAMVLVGWMVLLLGMELLSFTFLTTIILLLVALFPSLLVSLSFGLSVAGVFYIFLLLQHSKGLHAWVITLLLIPLGIFILMLPIVHTVFPVTSGYQFLSPLLSLLFVPFYPFVMLLHLLGYGSLFDTVLLALFTLPNISTESLFPLWATVGYIGISIGAIWSKKLFWSVWGGASSYMLYLFIFVQ from the coding sequence GTGCAATTAGAAAAACCAAAACTATTCCCAGAAAAGAGAACATTCATCTGGGCGGCCCTCTTTTTTCTATGTGTGATAGTAATCCGGCTCTTTTTTGAATATCACTCCTATCAAGATTTCATATCAAAACCTTTTTATTATACGCATGCAAATGTATTGAATGTGTATCAAAAGTCCAAAGGTGATCAACACTACCAAGTGCTTAAGCTTCGAAGTGAAGAGGGTTTGACCTTTTATATAACAAACTACACTCAAGAGAAATTCGATCATAAACGTCTGCGTCTGCAGCTATTCCCCAATGAGAGGATATCTTTTAGTGACTATCTGGGTACCTTTTATGTGAACAGTCGCATAAAAGCCCGGGAACTTCTTCCTTCAAGCTTTAAAGAGATCCTATTGGAAAAAGTGGCTTCACAACATGAAAATACTTCTCTAGGATCATTTTACAATGCGATATTTTTTGCTACCTTTTTGGAGAAAGCGTTAAGAGAAAAGATCAGTATGCTCGGTGTCAGTCATCTGGTTGCCTTGAGCGGATTTCATCTGGGGATACTGTGGGGATTGGTCTATGGGTTGCTTTTGTTACTCTATAGACCCCTGCAGCAACACTTCTTTCCTTACCGTCATGCACTCACTGATGTGGGAGCCGTGGCGATGATACTTCTGGGTGTGTATTTATGGTTTGTCGATTTCCCGCCTTCGCTACTGCGTTCTTACGCGATGGTACTGGTCGGATGGATGGTTCTTCTGTTGGGGATGGAACTGCTGAGTTTTACCTTCTTGACTACGATCATTCTGCTGCTTGTGGCACTCTTTCCTTCTTTGTTGGTTTCTTTGAGCTTCGGACTCTCTGTGGCAGGGGTATTTTATATCTTTTTATTGTTACAGCATAGTAAAGGACTACATGCATGGGTGATCACTTTACTGTTGATACCTCTGGGTATTTTCATTCTGATGCTCCCGATCGTACATACTGTTTTCCCTGTAACGAGTGGATATCAGTTTTTATCCCCTCTGCTTTCACTGCTGTTCGTCCCTTTCTATCCTTTTGTGATGCTCTTACATCTATTGGGGTATGGCAGTCTTTTTGATACAGTTCTGTTAGCCTTGTTCACACTGCCAAACATCAGTACAGAGTCACTTTTCCCTCTATGGGCAACAGTTGGGTATATAGGCATATCCATAGGGGCTATATGGAGTAAAAAACTTTTTTGGTCAGTGTGGGGAGGGGCTTCTTCATATATGCTCTATCTCTTCATTTTTGTTCAGTAG
- a CDS encoding replicative DNA helicase has product MENMYNLNIERAVLSAIIFDPETYEEIAAKLKPHDFYLPFHQHVFAAMEELSVEEKPLDDEFLRAKLNAMGKFDEVAMLDLLSANPITNTAAYLQEIKAKSSKRALATLATEIKKVTIEDDLPAEDVMNLVEKKLYEITQNSTSDDFRESKEITLSMMGEIERLKALGNSKLIGTDTGFRNLNERTSGFGKGDLVIIAARPAMGKTAFVLNMALKAIERNEGVAFFSLEMPAEQLMLRMLSAKTSIPLQALRVGDLKDEQWSDLAAATQDIASKKLFVDDGGYATIHHVRSKLRKLKAQHPEISVAIIDYLQLMSGEGREGRQQEVSEISRGLKQLARELQIPILALSQLNRGVESRDNKRPMLSDLRESGAIEQDADIILFVYRDDVYREAQEKEKEMKAKAEGKEYTSEFRKKPEEDAEIIIGKQRNGPTGTVNLIFQKNFTRFVDAPTGPAFEIEYEDADIPLNTGNIELPAI; this is encoded by the coding sequence ATGGAAAACATGTACAACCTGAACATCGAAAGAGCAGTACTCTCTGCAATTATTTTTGATCCTGAAACCTATGAAGAGATCGCAGCGAAGCTGAAACCACACGATTTCTATCTGCCTTTTCACCAGCATGTCTTTGCTGCGATGGAAGAGCTCAGTGTAGAAGAGAAACCATTGGATGATGAGTTTTTGCGTGCAAAACTCAATGCCATGGGCAAGTTCGATGAAGTGGCAATGCTGGATCTGCTTTCCGCAAACCCTATTACCAATACAGCGGCCTATCTTCAAGAGATCAAGGCAAAATCAAGCAAAAGGGCTTTGGCCACACTTGCCACAGAGATCAAGAAGGTCACGATAGAAGATGACCTGCCGGCTGAAGATGTGATGAACCTGGTAGAGAAAAAGCTTTATGAGATCACACAGAATTCAACTTCTGATGATTTTAGAGAATCCAAAGAGATCACACTCTCTATGATGGGGGAGATAGAGCGTTTAAAAGCATTAGGGAACTCCAAACTCATCGGTACAGATACAGGATTTAGAAACCTCAATGAGAGGACATCTGGCTTTGGTAAAGGAGACCTGGTGATCATCGCTGCACGTCCTGCGATGGGGAAAACAGCCTTTGTACTTAACATGGCACTCAAAGCGATAGAGCGTAACGAAGGGGTGGCTTTTTTCTCACTGGAAATGCCGGCAGAGCAGCTTATGCTCAGAATGCTTTCTGCCAAAACCTCCATACCGCTTCAAGCGCTGCGAGTAGGAGACCTTAAAGATGAACAGTGGAGTGATCTTGCAGCCGCGACACAGGATATCGCCTCGAAAAAACTCTTTGTGGATGACGGTGGATATGCGACCATACACCATGTGCGCAGTAAACTTCGCAAACTCAAAGCACAACATCCCGAGATATCAGTAGCGATTATAGATTACCTGCAGCTGATGAGTGGTGAAGGTCGTGAAGGAAGACAACAGGAAGTCTCTGAGATCTCAAGAGGGCTTAAGCAGTTGGCCAGAGAACTTCAGATACCTATTTTAGCACTCTCTCAGCTTAACCGTGGTGTGGAGAGTAGAGATAACAAGCGTCCTATGCTTTCTGACCTGCGTGAGTCCGGAGCTATAGAACAGGATGCCGATATTATCCTTTTTGTATACCGTGATGATGTCTATCGTGAGGCGCAAGAGAAAGAAAAAGAGATGAAAGCCAAAGCGGAAGGGAAAGAGTATACCTCCGAGTTTAGAAAAAAACCTGAAGAGGATGCCGAGATCATCATAGGGAAACAGAGAAACGGGCCTACAGGTACCGTCAACCTTATTTTCCAAAAGAACTTTACACGTTTTGTGGATGCTCCAACAGGACCGGCTTTTGAAATAGAGTATGAAGATGCTGATATTCCTTTGAATACAGGAAATATAGAGTTACCTGCTATATAG